The following are encoded in a window of uncultured Pseudomonas sp. genomic DNA:
- a CDS encoding transporter substrate-binding domain-containing protein → MKGLWVFFLLACSLTASAQSLRVGFGTNKPPYIFENQARGLEYDIVMAAAQRGGLQPVAYYAPMERLNRMLRKGQLDVIATTNELSGGANFYSNAYIRYQNVAVALRSKNLDILRISDLARYSVNAFQRSRLLLGSEYQAMAEANPRYREEAFQIARNRMLYSGRVDVVVADMRILRYFNREVYTQVDVSQPLTVYPLFAPTDYKLGCRQRADCERLNQGLAALRQSGEYTRIERRYAMH, encoded by the coding sequence ATGAAAGGGTTGTGGGTATTTTTTCTGCTGGCATGCAGCCTGACGGCCTCGGCGCAAAGCCTGAGAGTTGGCTTCGGTACGAACAAGCCGCCGTATATTTTCGAGAACCAAGCGCGTGGCTTGGAATACGACATTGTCATGGCCGCCGCGCAGCGAGGCGGTCTGCAGCCGGTGGCGTATTACGCGCCGATGGAGCGTTTAAATCGGATGCTGCGCAAGGGCCAGCTTGACGTCATTGCCACGACCAATGAGCTCAGCGGCGGTGCTAATTTTTATTCCAACGCTTATATCCGCTACCAGAATGTCGCCGTGGCCTTGCGCTCGAAAAACCTGGATATCCTGCGTATCAGTGATCTGGCGCGGTACTCGGTGAATGCCTTTCAACGCTCACGCTTGCTGCTCGGCAGCGAATACCAGGCCATGGCCGAAGCCAACCCGCGTTACCGTGAAGAGGCGTTTCAGATTGCCCGCAACCGCATGCTCTATAGCGGTCGAGTTGATGTGGTGGTGGCGGACATGCGCATCCTGCGTTACTTCAACCGTGAGGTGTATACCCAGGTCGATGTGAGCCAGCCGCTGACGGTGTATCCGCTCTTTGCGCCAACCGACTACAAGCTGGGGTGCCGTCAGCGGGCCGATTGCGAGCGCCTCAATCAAGGATTGGCAGCGCTTCGGCAAAGTGGCGAGTACACCCGCATTGAGCGCCGCTACGCGATGCACTGA